A genomic window from Periweissella cryptocerci includes:
- a CDS encoding GNAT family N-acetyltransferase: protein MTKQYLRRGRMTDLPAIMAIYTAAKEYLAAQNIDQWQDGYPDEQALIDDIEAGENYVLVIDGVVAASGTILTSVEEAYTNIEDGAWLNGKNDGYASFHRTAISNDFRGQHLAQTLMQGLTTIAREHGFTDLRVDTHPDNKIMQHVITKAGFDYVGVVWLIESGIRTKRLAYEMLVD from the coding sequence ATGACGAAACAATACCTCCGGCGCGGTCGGATGACGGATTTACCAGCAATTATGGCAATTTATACAGCTGCAAAGGAATATTTGGCGGCCCAAAATATTGATCAATGGCAAGATGGTTATCCAGATGAGCAAGCGTTAATTGATGATATTGAGGCCGGTGAAAATTACGTACTAGTGATTGATGGCGTCGTTGCTGCTAGTGGGACTATTTTGACAAGTGTTGAAGAGGCCTATACGAACATCGAGGATGGTGCGTGGTTAAATGGTAAAAATGATGGGTATGCTTCATTTCATCGGACGGCAATTTCAAATGATTTTCGCGGGCAACATTTAGCCCAAACGCTGATGCAAGGATTAACGACAATCGCCCGCGAGCACGGATTTACTGACTTGCGCGTTGACACCCATCCCGATAATAAGATTATGCAACATGTTATCACAAAAGCAGGGTTCGATTATGTCGGCGTAGTGTGGTTGATTGAAAGTGGTATTCGTACCAAACGCTTGGCTTACGAAATGTTGGTCGATTAG
- a CDS encoding DEAD/DEAH box helicase yields MSDNKFSEMGIGNDIVRALNVLGYKEPTEVQSEVIPHLLAGDDLLVKSQTGSGKTAAFGIPLAQKIDWDERAPQALILSPTRELASQIGEDMFNIGRFKRLKVETLFGHASFRGQATNLKQRTHVVVATPGRLLDHIDQKTIDLSKIKMVIIDEADEMLNMGFIDQIEDVLRELPKNFELSLFSATFPDEIVGLAENYLVNPTEIEVASPSDVKTRIIQQYYRVNKDERMAALKDIMIVENPDTSIIFANQRVTVDEIATMLADLGASVETLHGGMEQRDRTRVMQEFKQGYFRYLVATDVAARGLDIADIELIVNYDLPEEAEHYTHRIGRTARGDKKGKAISLVNQFDTPRFEPIDEQQDHQLIEMKLPRPMLVQDRLASFKAKQSRQLKIKKTKAIEFKSDIMKLHINAGKKTKMRAGDIVGAITNIDGVAGTDVGVISIIDVSTFVEILNGKGAKVLRALQNEPIKGRIRKVSKANETQYEKDIKKQN; encoded by the coding sequence ATGTCAGATAATAAATTTAGTGAAATGGGCATCGGCAATGATATTGTCCGAGCCTTAAATGTTTTAGGTTACAAGGAACCAACTGAAGTCCAAAGCGAAGTCATTCCGCATTTGCTGGCAGGTGATGATTTACTGGTAAAGTCACAAACCGGTTCTGGTAAAACTGCTGCTTTTGGGATTCCTTTAGCACAAAAAATTGATTGGGATGAACGGGCACCACAAGCATTGATTCTGTCACCAACGCGAGAACTCGCCAGTCAAATCGGTGAAGACATGTTCAATATTGGTCGCTTTAAACGTTTGAAGGTTGAAACATTATTTGGGCATGCTTCATTTCGGGGACAAGCAACGAACTTGAAGCAACGCACACACGTTGTCGTAGCAACCCCTGGTCGATTACTCGATCACATTGATCAAAAGACAATTGATTTGAGTAAAATTAAAATGGTCATCATTGACGAAGCTGATGAAATGCTAAACATGGGTTTCATTGACCAAATCGAAGACGTGTTACGTGAGCTACCTAAGAATTTTGAACTTTCATTATTTTCAGCAACTTTCCCTGATGAAATTGTTGGCTTGGCAGAAAATTATTTGGTCAATCCCACAGAAATTGAAGTTGCTTCCCCAAGTGACGTGAAAACGCGGATTATTCAACAATACTATCGGGTCAACAAAGACGAACGGATGGCTGCGTTGAAGGATATTATGATTGTTGAAAATCCAGATACGAGCATCATTTTTGCCAACCAACGGGTCACAGTTGATGAAATTGCCACGATGCTTGCGGACCTTGGTGCCAGTGTCGAAACATTACACGGTGGTATGGAACAACGTGATCGTACCCGCGTGATGCAAGAATTTAAGCAAGGTTACTTCCGTTATTTAGTTGCCACTGATGTCGCAGCACGGGGGTTGGATATTGCTGATATTGAATTAATTGTGAATTATGATTTACCTGAAGAAGCTGAACACTATACGCACCGGATTGGTCGGACTGCGCGTGGCGATAAGAAGGGGAAAGCCATTTCACTCGTGAACCAATTCGATACGCCACGATTTGAACCAATTGATGAACAACAAGATCATCAACTGATCGAAATGAAGTTACCACGACCAATGTTAGTACAAGATCGTTTGGCATCATTTAAAGCGAAGCAAAGTCGCCAGTTAAAGATTAAAAAGACGAAAGCTATTGAGTTTAAGTCTGACATCATGAAGCTACACATAAATGCCGGTAAGAAAACCAAGATGCGCGCGGGTGATATCGTTGGGGCAATTACGAACATCGACGGTGTGGCGGGCACTGATGTGGGCGTTATTAGCATTATCGACGTGTCAACTTTTGTGGAAATTTTGAACGGTAAGGGCGCCAAAGTTTTGCGGGCCCTCCAAAATGAACCAATCAAGGGTCGAATTCGCAAAGTAAGTAAAGCTAATGAAACACAATACGAAAAAGATATAAAGAAACAAAATTAA
- the glpK gene encoding glycerol kinase GlpK codes for MSDEQYIMSIDQGTTSTRAIIFNHDGEIVQQAQHEFPQIFPKPGWVEHDANTIWETVQQVISDALIQSNIKPYKIAGIGITNQRETTVIWDRITGEPVYNAIVWQSKQTSEIANQLKEDGLAEMIHAKTGLVIDSYFSATKIMWILENIAGVRERAERGELMFGTIDTWILYKLTNGRVHATDYSNASRTMLYNIHELKWDTEILDLLHIPVSLLPEVKPSSGHFGYTQDYGFYGIKVPITGIAGDQQAALFGQAAFEPGMVKNTYGTGAFIVMNAGTDPKLSDNGLLTTIAYGIDDKVYYALEGSIFVAGSAIQWLRDGMHLVEHASETEAMAEAAGSSDNVYVVPAFTGLGAPYWDQEMRGAVFGLTRGTTQNQFVRATIESLAYQTRDVVDTMAKDTGLPIKALAVDGGASNNNYLMQFQADILDTTIRRPMVSETTALGVAFMAGLAVGFWQNQAEVEKLWQLRDEFKGTMAADEREEKYAGWQLAVKAAQVFKTN; via the coding sequence ATGTCAGATGAACAATACATCATGTCGATTGATCAGGGGACGACCAGTACTCGTGCCATTATTTTTAACCACGATGGTGAGATTGTGCAACAAGCACAACATGAATTCCCGCAAATATTTCCAAAACCAGGGTGGGTTGAGCACGATGCTAATACCATTTGGGAAACTGTCCAACAAGTTATTTCTGATGCGCTGATTCAATCAAATATTAAGCCTTACAAAATTGCGGGGATTGGAATTACGAATCAACGTGAAACAACGGTAATTTGGGATCGCATTACCGGCGAACCAGTCTATAATGCGATTGTTTGGCAATCAAAGCAAACTTCAGAAATTGCGAACCAATTAAAAGAAGACGGTTTGGCAGAAATGATTCATGCCAAGACTGGGTTAGTGATTGACTCTTATTTCAGCGCCACGAAAATTATGTGGATTTTGGAAAATATTGCGGGCGTTAGGGAACGGGCAGAACGTGGCGAGTTGATGTTTGGGACGATTGATACTTGGATTTTGTATAAGTTAACCAATGGTCGTGTCCATGCAACTGATTATTCTAATGCAAGTCGGACGATGCTCTACAATATCCACGAATTGAAGTGGGACACTGAAATCTTGGATTTATTGCATATTCCAGTTTCATTGTTGCCAGAAGTTAAGCCATCATCAGGTCACTTTGGGTACACGCAAGATTATGGCTTTTACGGTATCAAAGTGCCAATCACCGGGATTGCTGGTGACCAACAAGCCGCGCTGTTTGGGCAAGCCGCCTTTGAACCAGGCATGGTCAAGAACACATATGGGACCGGGGCATTTATTGTGATGAATGCGGGGACCGATCCTAAGCTTTCGGATAATGGCTTACTAACCACAATTGCTTATGGAATTGATGATAAAGTTTACTATGCACTTGAAGGTAGTATTTTTGTAGCTGGTTCTGCAATTCAATGGCTACGCGATGGAATGCATTTGGTGGAACATGCTAGTGAAACCGAAGCAATGGCTGAGGCTGCCGGCAGCTCTGACAATGTCTATGTCGTACCAGCATTTACTGGTTTGGGTGCACCATACTGGGATCAAGAAATGCGCGGAGCTGTGTTTGGGTTAACGCGGGGAACGACGCAAAATCAATTTGTGCGCGCAACCATTGAATCATTGGCTTATCAAACACGCGACGTAGTTGATACGATGGCCAAGGATACTGGCTTACCAATCAAAGCCTTAGCAGTTGATGGTGGAGCGTCTAATAATAATTACTTAATGCAATTCCAAGCAGATATTTTAGATACGACCATTCGCCGGCCAATGGTCAGTGAAACGACGGCACTAGGTGTGGCCTTTATGGCGGGACTCGCGGTTGGCTTCTGGCAAAATCAAGCTGAAGTTGAAAAGCTCTGGCAATTACGTGATGAGTTTAAAGGAACCATGGCAGCTGATGAACGTGAAGAAAAGTATGCTGGTTGGCAATTAGCGGTCAAAGCAGCGCAAGTTTTTAAAACTAACTAA
- a CDS encoding TetR/AcrR family transcriptional regulator: MAKKEALFKFNQMTIAQVADTLFREQGISKTTMDEIAKIAGYSKTTIYTYFKSKEDLVLYLGVQGLTDLVKELGVASLAGDSVVATLLKSWWIVADFQKNYDLYYDQIMTMPASEDVPQHSQSTWQTINLLQEKINRLFLNLLDKGVYEGVLRAEVNNIATRQFLWASLQGILHYADTKTGPLRLTSTQRPEFLTQSYDLLLRSILK, from the coding sequence ATGGCAAAAAAAGAAGCGCTGTTTAAATTCAATCAAATGACAATTGCTCAAGTCGCAGATACACTTTTCCGTGAGCAAGGCATTAGCAAAACGACAATGGACGAGATTGCGAAAATTGCTGGCTACAGCAAGACCACGATTTATACTTATTTTAAAAGTAAAGAGGATTTGGTTTTATATCTTGGAGTGCAAGGTTTAACTGATTTAGTTAAAGAACTTGGAGTTGCGAGCTTGGCAGGCGATAGTGTCGTTGCAACGTTGTTGAAGTCTTGGTGGATAGTTGCGGATTTCCAGAAAAATTATGATTTATACTACGATCAAATCATGACAATGCCAGCAAGTGAGGATGTGCCACAGCACAGCCAATCAACGTGGCAAACAATTAATTTGTTACAAGAAAAAATAAATCGATTGTTCCTTAACTTATTAGATAAGGGTGTTTACGAGGGTGTACTGCGCGCGGAGGTCAATAATATTGCGACGCGCCAATTTTTATGGGCGAGTTTACAAGGGATTTTGCATTACGCTGATACAAAGACCGGGCCATTACGGCTTACAAGTACGCAAAGACCTGAATTTCTGACGCAAAGTTATGATTTGCTCTTGCGGTCGATTTTGAAGTAG
- a CDS encoding 2-hydroxymuconate tautomerase translates to MPFVHIELVAGRSQDAIKKMVQDVTNAVVENTGAPAEHVHVIVNEMEKNRYGVAGVLKSDED, encoded by the coding sequence ATGCCCTTTGTGCATATTGAATTAGTTGCCGGTCGTTCACAAGATGCGATCAAAAAGATGGTGCAAGACGTTACAAATGCAGTAGTTGAAAATACTGGTGCACCAGCTGAACACGTTCACGTCATTGTTAACGAAATGGAAAAGAATCGTTACGGAGTTGCTGGTGTTTTAAAGAGCGACGAAGACTAG
- a CDS encoding YitT family protein, translating to MAYIKHKHVAYEYTLKFIVLIGAAVIQAVALNEFLIPNDIFSGGFNGIAQLMSWASNAIFHVSLSTGLFILLINIPIGIIGLWKIGPQFTVLSFLNSLLTSVLTMMIPVSKVASNSLLASLFGGVLVGASIGLTFKFGFSTGGMDIVAMVVQKINGKSIGTIAMSINTVIVAIAGLNIGWNNAMYTIIGIYATSRVIDMIHTRHQKLTAFIVTDQADAVIAALHAELIRGITILPSQGAFSRQESKTLMMVISRYELYQMEQIVKEVDNDAFINLVNTVNLSGNFWDEDAQNKIRKTGTITSAVNSK from the coding sequence ATGGCATACATTAAACACAAACACGTAGCATACGAATATACTTTGAAATTCATCGTTTTGATTGGCGCGGCTGTAATTCAAGCCGTCGCGCTAAATGAATTTTTAATTCCAAACGATATTTTTTCTGGTGGCTTTAACGGGATTGCGCAATTGATGTCATGGGCATCAAATGCTATTTTTCACGTGTCGCTGTCAACCGGACTATTTATCCTATTGATTAATATTCCGATTGGGATTATTGGCTTGTGGAAAATTGGTCCTCAATTTACGGTGCTGAGTTTCTTGAATTCATTACTAACATCAGTTTTGACGATGATGATTCCCGTTTCTAAAGTCGCCTCAAACTCACTATTGGCAAGTTTGTTTGGGGGTGTCTTAGTCGGTGCATCAATTGGTTTGACATTTAAATTTGGGTTCTCGACTGGTGGTATGGACATCGTGGCCATGGTCGTACAAAAGATAAATGGTAAGTCGATTGGAACAATTGCTATGTCAATTAATACGGTGATTGTAGCAATTGCCGGATTAAATATTGGCTGGAATAATGCCATGTATACGATTATCGGCATCTATGCAACATCACGGGTAATCGATATGATTCACACCCGTCACCAAAAGCTGACCGCATTTATTGTCACCGACCAAGCGGATGCGGTGATCGCGGCATTACATGCGGAATTGATTCGCGGAATTACAATTTTACCTTCACAAGGTGCATTTTCACGCCAAGAATCAAAAACCTTGATGATGGTGATTTCACGTTACGAACTTTATCAAATGGAACAAATTGTTAAAGAAGTTGATAATGACGCATTTATCAACCTGGTAAATACCGTTAACTTGTCAGGGAATTTCTGGGATGAAGATGCTCAAAACAAGATTCGTAAAACGGGCACAATTACTAGTGCTGTAAATAGTAAATAA
- a CDS encoding TetR/AcrR family transcriptional regulator codes for MLNDNPTNQQVLKHTALMDAGKRLFIEHGYQKINAKQIAAEANVATGTFYRYFEDKASLLLAIWDRDFQHHLPHVNPSMPVWQTIQATIQQELDDLAEFGLLNVVTSVSLYNEAVAEKLAAENAESRLVLERILKTAQATGQIRNDINLRLAAWAIMTIVHELVLQDEAQHTQVTDLENLISAMLSPR; via the coding sequence ATGCTAAACGATAATCCCACCAATCAACAAGTCCTAAAGCACACGGCCTTAATGGACGCCGGTAAACGTTTATTCATTGAACACGGATACCAGAAGATTAATGCAAAACAGATTGCAGCTGAGGCGAATGTTGCGACTGGGACATTTTATCGTTATTTCGAAGACAAAGCATCCTTACTTTTAGCCATCTGGGATCGCGATTTTCAACACCATCTACCCCATGTGAATCCATCCATGCCAGTTTGGCAAACTATTCAAGCTACAATTCAACAAGAACTCGATGACTTAGCCGAATTTGGACTGCTTAATGTGGTAACTTCAGTTAGTTTGTACAATGAAGCGGTCGCAGAAAAACTTGCCGCAGAAAATGCCGAATCACGACTCGTTCTTGAGCGCATCCTAAAAACCGCTCAAGCAACCGGGCAAATTCGCAACGACATCAATTTGCGTTTGGCAGCCTGGGCGATTATGACAATTGTGCATGAACTTGTTTTGCAAGACGAAGCCCAACATACGCAAGTTACCGATTTAGAAAATTTGATTAGTGCAATGCTCTCGCCACGATAA